One window of Mesorhizobium sp. PAMC28654 genomic DNA carries:
- the ctaD gene encoding cytochrome c oxidase subunit I, producing MADAAAHDGHDHKPYHGWVRWVYSTNHKDIGTLYLIFAIFAGIIGGALSVAIRMELQEPGIQIFSGLAQMVYGMNGDAAIDGGKSMYNAFATAHALIMIFFMVMPALIGGFANWMVPIMIGAPDMAFPRMNNISFWLLPPAFILLLTSMFMPSAPGAYGVGGGWTLYPPLSTSGQPGPAMDLAILSIHIAGASSILGAINFITTIFNMRAPGMTLHKMPLFAWSVLVTAFLLLLSLPVLAGAITMLLTDRNFGTAFFAPDNGGDPLLFQHLFWFFGHPEVYILILPGFGIISHIVSTFSKKPVFGYLGMAYAMVAIGAVGFIVWAHHMYTTGLSLDTQRYFVFATMVIAVPTGVKIFSWIATMWGGSISFKTPMLWALGFIFLFTIGGVTGVQLANAGLDRSLHDTYFVIAHFHYVLSLGAVFAIFAGWYYWFPKMTGYMYSPVIANTHFWVTFVGVNLIFFPQHFLGLAGMPRRTIDYPDAFAGWNFVSSIGSYISAVGVVIFLYCVFEAFQKKRIAGANPWGEGATTLEWQLPSPPPFHQWEQLPKIK from the coding sequence ATGGCAGACGCTGCAGCTCACGACGGGCACGACCACAAGCCGTATCATGGCTGGGTCCGCTGGGTTTATTCGACCAACCACAAGGATATCGGCACGCTCTATCTGATCTTCGCGATCTTCGCGGGCATCATCGGTGGCGCGTTGTCCGTGGCTATCCGCATGGAGTTGCAGGAGCCGGGCATCCAGATCTTCAGCGGTCTGGCGCAGATGGTCTATGGCATGAACGGTGATGCCGCGATCGATGGCGGCAAGAGCATGTACAATGCCTTCGCCACCGCGCACGCCCTGATCATGATCTTCTTCATGGTTATGCCGGCCCTCATCGGCGGGTTTGCCAACTGGATGGTGCCGATCATGATTGGCGCGCCGGACATGGCATTCCCGCGCATGAACAACATCTCCTTCTGGCTGCTGCCGCCGGCCTTCATCCTGCTGCTCACCTCGATGTTCATGCCCAGCGCGCCGGGCGCCTATGGTGTCGGTGGCGGCTGGACGCTCTATCCGCCGCTGTCGACCTCCGGCCAGCCCGGGCCGGCCATGGATCTGGCGATCCTGTCGATCCACATCGCGGGTGCGTCGTCGATCCTCGGCGCCATCAACTTCATCACCACCATCTTCAACATGCGCGCGCCCGGCATGACGCTGCACAAGATGCCGCTGTTTGCGTGGTCGGTGCTGGTCACCGCCTTCCTGCTTCTGCTCTCGCTTCCAGTGCTCGCCGGCGCCATCACCATGCTGCTGACCGATCGCAATTTCGGCACGGCCTTCTTCGCGCCGGACAATGGCGGCGATCCGCTCCTGTTCCAGCACCTATTCTGGTTCTTCGGTCACCCGGAAGTGTACATTCTGATCCTGCCGGGCTTCGGCATCATCAGCCACATCGTCTCGACCTTCTCGAAGAAGCCGGTCTTCGGTTATCTCGGCATGGCCTACGCCATGGTCGCGATCGGCGCCGTGGGCTTCATCGTCTGGGCGCACCACATGTACACGACGGGCCTGTCGCTCGACACGCAGCGCTACTTCGTCTTCGCCACCATGGTCATCGCAGTGCCGACAGGCGTGAAGATCTTCTCCTGGATCGCGACGATGTGGGGTGGGTCGATTTCGTTCAAGACGCCGATGCTTTGGGCGCTGGGCTTCATCTTCCTGTTCACCATCGGTGGCGTCACCGGCGTCCAGCTGGCCAATGCCGGCCTCGACCGTTCGCTGCATGACACCTATTTCGTGATTGCGCACTTCCACTACGTGCTGTCGCTGGGTGCGGTGTTCGCCATCTTCGCTGGCTGGTACTACTGGTTCCCGAAGATGACCGGCTACATGTATTCGCCGGTGATCGCCAACACCCACTTCTGGGTCACGTTTGTCGGCGTCAACCTGATCTTCTTCCCGCAGCACTTCCTTGGTCTCGCGGGCATGCCGCGCCGCACCATCGACTATCCGGACGCGTTTGCCGGCTGGAACTTTGTGTCGTCCATCGGCTCCTATATCTCGGCGGTTGGTGTCGTGATCTTCCTCTACTGCGTCTTCGAAGCCTTCCAGAAGAAGCGGATCGCCGGTGCCAACCCGTGGGGCGAGGGCGCAACGACACTCGAATGGCAGCTGCCTTCGCCGCCGCCGTTCCACCAGTGGGAACAGCTGCCGAAGATCAAGTAA
- the coxB gene encoding cytochrome c oxidase subunit II, with the protein MRTFLASARYLASAGAATTLFAGTSARADQPVNWETTFQAPATDMMRQIEWFGNYTMWFVVPVTVLVMLLLAYCMVRFRASANPVPSKTSHNTLIEVIWTVGPVVVLLCIAIPSFQLLTAQYTPPEEAKLTVKATGNQWNWDYEYQVANTLTFNSAILQDGDRAAAGKEDRKVYPRLLAVDNELVVPVNTMTRVLVTATDVIHSFAMPSFGIKVDAIPGRTNETWFKAEKEGLYYGQCSQLCGKDHAFMPIAIRVVSEAQFNSWLTAAKANLPSANKALMAEVDSQNKVAVAGN; encoded by the coding sequence ATGAGAACATTCCTAGCAAGCGCCAGGTATCTAGCAAGCGCTGGGGCCGCTACCACGCTTTTCGCCGGCACATCCGCCCGTGCCGACCAGCCGGTGAACTGGGAGACCACCTTCCAGGCGCCGGCGACCGACATGATGCGGCAGATCGAGTGGTTCGGAAACTACACGATGTGGTTCGTCGTCCCGGTCACCGTCCTGGTAATGCTGCTTCTCGCTTACTGCATGGTAAGGTTTCGCGCGAGCGCCAACCCGGTTCCGTCCAAGACCAGCCACAACACGCTGATCGAGGTGATCTGGACTGTCGGTCCGGTTGTCGTGCTGCTTTGCATTGCCATTCCATCGTTCCAGCTGCTGACGGCGCAGTATACGCCACCGGAAGAGGCAAAGCTGACCGTCAAGGCGACGGGCAACCAGTGGAACTGGGACTACGAGTACCAGGTAGCGAACACGCTCACCTTCAACTCCGCCATCCTCCAGGACGGTGATCGCGCCGCCGCCGGCAAGGAGGATCGCAAGGTCTATCCGCGCCTGCTCGCCGTCGACAACGAACTGGTGGTGCCGGTCAATACGATGACCCGCGTGCTTGTTACCGCGACCGACGTGATCCACTCTTTCGCCATGCCGTCGTTCGGCATCAAGGTCGACGCCATTCCAGGGCGCACCAACGAAACCTGGTTCAAGGCGGAGAAGGAAGGCCTCTATTACGGCCAGTGCTCGCAGCTCTGCGGCAAGGACCACGCCTTCATGCCGATCGCCATTCGCGTGGTTTCCGAGGCGCAATTCAACAGCTGGCTGACAGCAGCCAAAGCCAATCTGCCGAGTGCCAATAAGGCGCTGATGGCTGAGGTTGACAGCCAGAACAAGGTAGCGGTCGCCGGCAACTGA